In one Melospiza melodia melodia isolate bMelMel2 chromosome 5, bMelMel2.pri, whole genome shotgun sequence genomic region, the following are encoded:
- the GASK1B gene encoding Golgi-associated kinase 1B, with the protein MPFSSCGFTREMTPFDQLSKIKNLFICCLCPSRLLRLWTCRRPRTRRNLLVGTACVIYLGFLVSQVGHVLPQHKGGHRKISSRSLQDAAQTPFLGIPLDGTLSPPNFQEPQLGSNGTLLPPNVVYITLRSKRSKPANIRGTVKPKRRKKNAIPVSYGQHFPKATLVGWEEAFAQQPGRATRAAGTKGAAIALEARKYQLDEHGHKGVAIRERGHQRPGSISGALKAQLQPEESNIRIYSESPPSWMSKDDILNMRMLADSPIESIQEVPSQKAVLAVFARGPSTTGTACNQGHCGIVKRPLDMSEVFAFHLDRILGLNRSLPSVSRRSEFFQGGQACPVILWDSSLSPTDNSTHSSVRLTWGQYQQLLKKKCWQNGKVPKAEWGCTEIHHHEWSKMALFDFLLQIYNRLDRNCCGFKPLKEDSCMQQGLKLKCNDQDAVDLTHIVQRRHDPRHLAFIDNKGFFDRNEDNLDFKILQGINEFPASAVSVLRSQHLREKLLQSLFLDKIYWESQGGRKGIEKLIDVIERRSKILLTYINAHGAKVLPMNE; encoded by the exons ATGCCGTTTTCATCATGTGGATTCACTAGAGAAATGACCCCTTTTGATCAGCTAAGTAAAATCAAAAACTTGTTTATTTGCTGCCTGTGTCCCTCACGGCTGCTGAGGCTCTGGACTTGCAGGCGCCCGCGGACAAGGAGGAATCTGCTCGTGGGCACTGCCTGTGTGATCTACCTGGGATTCCTTGTCAGCCAAGTGGGTCACGTTTTACCGCAGCACAAAGGAGGACATCGAAAGATCAGCTCCAGGAGTCTCCAAGATGCAGCTCAAACTCCTTTTCTGGGCATCCCACTGGATGGCACCCTGTCACCACCCAATTTCCAGGAACCCCAGCTTGGTAGCAATGGGACCTTGCTGCCACCCAATGTAGTTTATATCACCCTGCGGTCCAAGCGCAGCAAGCCTGCCAACATCAGAGGCACAGTGAAGCCAAAGCGCAGGAAGAAAAATGCAATCCCTGTGTCCTACGGGCAGCACTTTCCAAAAGCCACTCTTGTGGGCTGGGAAGAGGCCTTTGCCCAACAGCCAGGGCGGGCCACGCGTGCTGCCGGCACCAAGGGAGCAGCGATTGCTCTGGAGGCAAGAAAGTACCAGCTGGATGAACACGGGCATAAAGGAGTGGCTATCAGGGAGAGAGGTCACCAGAGACCTGGGAGCATTTCTGGAGCTCTaaaggcacagctccagcctgagGAAAGCAATATCAGGATTTATAGCGAGAGCCCTCCCTCATGGATGAGCAAAGATGACATCCTAAACATGCGCATGCTGGCAGACTCTCCCATAGAGAGCATTCAAGAAGTTCCTTCACAAAAAGCAGTCCTGGCAGTATTTGCAAGAGGTCCCAGCACTACGGGAACTGCTTGTAATCAGGGACACTGTGGAATTGTCAAAAGACCTCTGGACATGAGTGAGGTGTTTGCCTTTCATTTGGACAGGATCTTGGGGCTAAACAGGAGCTTACCTTCTGTAAGCAGGAGATCAGAGTTCTTCCAAG GTGGTCAGGCCTGTCCTGTTATTCTCTGGGATTCCTCACTGAGTCCAACAGATAATAGTACCCATTCTTCAGTGAGGTTAACATGGGGACAATATCAGCAGCTATTGAAGAAGAAATGCTGGCAGAATGGTAAAGTTCCCAAAGCTGAGTGGGGCTGTACTGAAATTCATCATCAtgaatggtccaagatggcactCTTTGATTTTCTGTTGCAG ATCTATAATCGACTAGACAGAAATTGTTGTGGGTTCAAACCTCTCAAGGAGGATTCCTGCATGCAGCAAGGACTGAAGCTGAAATGCAATGATCAGGATGCTGTTGACCTGACACACATTGTTCAGAGAAGGCATGACCCAAGGCACTTGGCCTTTATAGACAATAAGGGTTTCTTTGACAGAAATGAGGACAATCTTGACTTCAAAATACTACAAGGAATCAATGA ATTCCCTGCATCTGCAGTTTCAGTGCTGAGGAGCCAGCATTTACGTGAGAAGTTACTCCAGTCTTTGTTCCTTGACAAAATATACTGGGAGAGCCAAGGAGGCAGAAAAGGAATTGAAAAGCTTATTGATGTAATAGAAAGGAGGTCCAAAATTCTTCTTACTTATATAAATGCACATGGAGCCAAAGTATTGcccatgaatgaatga